One genomic region from Candidatus Rokuibacteriota bacterium encodes:
- a CDS encoding NAD(P)-dependent oxidoreductase, with product MRILVTGGGGYIGAVLVPHLLREGHTVTVIDSFMYGQASLLDCCHEPALAIVRGDARDRDLVAAQLREAEVILPLACLTGAPACDRDPVGARTVNLDAVLMLLELKRPEQRLIFPNTNSGYGVGEKDVFCTEETPLRPVSLYGRLKVEAERAVLAAPSTVALRLATVFGVSPRMRMDLLVNDFAYRAVTDGFVVLFEGDFKRNFLHVRDVARAVSHCLGHWEQMRGRVYNLGLSEANLSKRELCEAIQKQVPRFHWAEAAVGRDPDQRNYIVSNARIEATGFRAEVSLDAGIAELIKGYQVVRRQGYGNV from the coding sequence ATGAGGATCCTGGTCACCGGCGGCGGAGGGTACATCGGGGCGGTGCTGGTGCCGCACCTGCTCCGCGAGGGGCACACGGTCACCGTCATCGACAGCTTCATGTACGGCCAGGCCTCGCTGCTCGACTGCTGCCACGAGCCGGCACTCGCCATCGTCCGGGGCGACGCCAGGGACCGGGACCTCGTGGCCGCGCAGCTGCGGGAGGCCGAGGTCATTCTCCCGCTGGCCTGTCTCACGGGGGCGCCCGCCTGCGACCGGGATCCGGTGGGCGCGCGGACGGTGAACCTGGATGCCGTCCTGATGCTCCTCGAGCTCAAGCGCCCCGAGCAGCGGCTGATCTTCCCCAACACCAACAGCGGCTATGGCGTGGGGGAGAAGGACGTCTTCTGCACCGAGGAGACGCCGCTGCGGCCGGTGTCGCTCTATGGCCGGCTCAAGGTCGAGGCCGAGCGGGCGGTGCTGGCGGCGCCCAGCACGGTTGCCCTGCGGCTGGCCACCGTGTTCGGGGTGAGCCCACGCATGCGGATGGATCTCCTGGTGAACGACTTCGCCTACCGTGCCGTCACCGACGGGTTCGTGGTCCTCTTCGAGGGAGACTTCAAGCGCAACTTCCTCCACGTCCGGGACGTGGCCCGCGCCGTCAGCCACTGCCTCGGCCACTGGGAGCAGATGCGCGGACGGGTCTACAACCTGGGGCTCAGCGAGGCGAACCTCTCCAAGCGGGAACTGTGCGAGGCCATCCAGAAGCAGGTGCCGCGCTTTCACTGGGCCGAGGCCGCCGTGGGCCGGGACCCCGACCAGCGCAACTACATCGTGAGCAACGCCAGGATCGAGGCCACGGGCTTCCGGGCGGAGGTGTCGCTGGACGCGGGCATCGCCGAGCTGATCAAGGGCTACCAGGTCGTGCGCCGCCAGGGCTATGGCAATGTCTGA